The Heptranchias perlo isolate sHepPer1 chromosome 3, sHepPer1.hap1, whole genome shotgun sequence region CTTTGTAAAGCTATTTGTAAATCACTTGTGCCACAGACTGCAGCAATGCATTACCATCAGTTCCCCAATCTTATAAGGCATGTAGGTGCAGAGCCAAGCAGAGAAGAGACATTTTGTCAGTGAGGAAACAAATCAGAAGTCAAGttttttcccctcatctcagtctttgGCTCAAGGGCAGTACTGAGACATTTGTGGGGAAATGGGCAGTCAAGTTGGGGAATGATGTGTGTAGGAATTAAAAAGGTgagtaaaaataaacatttttttgggaggagaggagagaaactgTTAAGGGACTATCTTTTTGCTCCCCCAACTACAATAAAAATCAATCTTCAACAACAAAAATTTGCATCTGTGTTGTCactttaatacagaaaaatgtcccaaggcgcttcagaggtgtaaatcagaaaaaaaaatcctcaatctATCAAAGATTTTGTCCTACAAATACTAAAGGTTCAATGTCAATGGAAAAAAAAGTGATGGGGGAAAAgtcccacaacaacaacttgcatttatatagcgcccttaatgtagtaaaatgtcccaagctccttcacaggagcgttatcaaacaaaatttgacaccgagccacataaggagatattgggacagatgaccaaaagtatGGATAagtaggcaggttttaaggagtgtcttgaagAAGGAGGAGCGAGCTGGAACATGAAATAAGTGTGGGCAATTGGTATGTAGAAGACAGAAAATTTGTTTTCCCTTTTGTttgccactttttcttccttcttctTTTGAAGATGCTTACTTCAGCTGGGGGTATGGTTCCATAGGTAACAGTAGTCTTTGAGTACCTCGCACAAATGGCCATTTCTGAATCTGTACAGTGAGTGCCacgaggctatttgaccacaCGAAGAGAGAGGGGCGTCATAACAAAGTAcattcctgtcctcacctgatgcccaTACACGGTAAAGTCACCTGTGAACAGAAAGGGGAACTGATTCCCACCAAACCCAGAAGCATGAAGGTTAATTGCTGCCTCAAGAACAGCATCATTCCAAGAATCATCACTCTTCAAAGGAAACATTCTTTTGTTCAATGGGAGTTCAGCTTTCCACTATTAATAGcaacccaatttttttttttaaaaacaggaaataATAAATTGCTTTTAGATCGTATGTTTTTGGAACAGCGACAATACattaatattaaaaataaaacatttaaaagcTGGCATTCACAGACTTGAAAAAGGTAGGACAAAGGGGTCCACGGTCATCATGGAGCACTGGGCTGTACTGTATCAAACAAGAAAAACTTTGAGGCCTTGATTTTTAAAGATCCCTCTTTCCTTGTCCCTTCTACCCAAGAAACTCATACTGCAACTCTACATATACTTGTGAGGAAAGTCTTTGTGCAAAGTTGCAGCTGTGTTATTTTCTGCTCTTAGTTCCTTTTCTCACCATTCCCTCAAAATCAATTGAGAAAGGTCATTTATATTTGTGGTAACGTCCTAGCCAAGGAATACATGTGAAGGAGAGAAACTACCTAAACAAAAACCTAGGCACTTGGCTCATGACATAAAACGAACAGTCATCACGCCACCCCCTTTCCCCAGGGGGGATTTGTTACTCAAAACTGTTGCAGAATTCACGCGCAAAAAAAGTGGCACATAGCGAGGTAAAAGGAAAATGTATTTATGGAGGATTTAATAGTGTTTAAAGATGTGTAGTACTGTTGTGGACACTTGGAAAGATATTACCCAAAACAGAAGTCACTGGCACAAAATATGGCAAAGCACTTGTAAATTTGAAGCAACGATGACCCAGTTAGCGTAGAATAAGAGAAAACTCAAATAGAGCAGAACAGCCAGCTTGCAAAGCAATCTCTGGGCATGGAGTGCGGTGATGAGGTGACTCATTGATTGGTCTTGAAAGCCAACTCCAAGTTCATGACAGAAACAAAGTCATCACTCAAGGAAAATGCTTGACGATGTTGAAGGAATCACAATGGGCTGACAGCagaaaaataattgaatttttgttctaaaaaaaaaagagaatcagTACAGGCTGGAGGACCCATAGCCAGTTCTCCAACAGGACAATCAATATAAGCACTTAATTTTCTGTGGTTAGCTATGACAGAAATTATCAGCACAATCCATGAATGAGATCACacttttatttaaaaattcaagtgattttttttgtgctcaaAGCGAGGGATGACGTGCATTGGAGAAAGGAACATTTTCCATTCAGCATTAATACGAGACTGCCAAAATGCATTTTATTGAGGAGTATTTCAGCCTTCAAAGCGAGGAGACTTTCATCGTATCAGTCTGGGACGGATTCAAATCTAACCCAGTGCGTCATTTCTTTTCTTTAATTGTTAACTAGAGTTTTTTAATGAAATGTTTGCTGCTTTTTTCAGGAACTAATTTTAAGGAACATTCTTCAGATTTTGAAGAAAGTGGGGATTTATAACTTACAAACGAAATTGCAATCTGCTTATATTTTTGATTTTGGTGAAGAATGTCAGTGCAGCTTTAAAATGAGTTAAAAAGATCAAAGACATACAAGACATTTATTTCAACAGTTCTTTATGGAGGTCTACTATCTGCAATGCTGGAGCACCAAACTCTCGACGATGAGATACCACTCTACCAAAAATCTCCATTTTCAGTTTTAACTGGCTTTCGCTATGTCACATCTAGgcgagcataagaaataggaacaggagcaggcccctcaagcctgctccgccattcaatacgatcatggctgatcttcgacctcaactccactttcctgcctgatccccatatcccttgattcccctagagtccaaaaatctatctatctcagtcttgaatatactcaacgactcagcattcacagccctctggggtagagaattccaaagattcacaaccctctgcgtgaagaaattcctcctcatctcagccttaaatggccgaccccttatcctgagactatgccccctcgttctagactctccagccaggggaaacaacctctcagaatcttgtatgtttcaatgagatcacctcgcattcttctaaactccagagagtataataggcccattctactcaatctctcctcacaggacaaccctctcatcccaggaatcaatctagtgaaccttcgttgcactgcctctaaggcgagtatatccatcctgagataaggagaccaaaactgtacacagtactccaggtgtgatctcaccaaagccctgtacaactgtagtaagacttccttaccattgtactccaacccccttacaataaaggccaacatgccagttgccttcctaattgcttgctgtgcctgcatgctaacttgtatgatgacacccagatctctctgaacaccaacgtttaatagtttctcaccatttaaaaattctctttttctattcttcctaccaaggtgaataacctcacatttccccacattatactccatctgccaccttcttgcctactcacctaACCTGtacatatccctttgcagactctttgaggtgattttaaaccccaagaacgggtgggttgggggcgggtgcggGTTGAAAATAAttgggtttttttgggtcgcaactgcaaaattttcaggactttgcattcccagcgggaagcctgtacttttatacgccggaaataaagccgggttgtggtcacgacccaaaaaacaactattgtcaactcccacccgcccccaacccaccccttcttggggtttaaaatcaccctcgtgtcctcctcacagtttactttcccacctagctttatatcgtcagcaaacttggatacattacactcggtcccttcatctaagtcattaatatagattgtaaatagctgaggcccaagcactaatccttgcagcactccactagttacagcctgccaacctgaaaatgacccgtttatccctactctgttttctgttcgttaaccaatcctctatccatgctaatatattacccccaaccccatgagaagGGCAAAGGGAACTGGGTTGGATCCTTTCCTATGCCACCAAAATATGCTTTCTGGAAAAAATGATCAACCAGTGTCATTCACGACATCTACGGCATACACAGTCTCAACCATCCCACTCTCCTGTCCAAGGAACCAAATACACTGGAGTGGCGGCAGACGGGAAATGAAATAATGAAGTCCTTTACCTTAGCTATATGTTGGAATTTTCAGCAGACATGCTTTCAGAATCCAGTTCATTATACTCAGTTGAGCCACTTTGTGATGTGTGCGCCCAGTTGTCTGTGAATTCAGAGACAACATattcatctctctcactgatgTCCTCTACCTCACCCCACTCTTCATCGTCATCCTCATCGCTATATTGGTCATCTCTGCTATTGCTCTCAGATGTGTCCATGGCATCTTCCGTTTGCTTTTCTGCAAACCAGTCCCTGACCTGTTCATAGCCCATGCTGGATTTTGAAACCAACTCATCAAGGTCTTCCTCTCTTAGCTGCCTGTGCCGTAAGTAATACTGTAATAGGACGGTTTTACCAGCTCGACTATGTGTGGAATGCGCTATTCCACTCCAAACACCAGCTGTTTTATGTCCTTTGCTACTTCCTCTTCGTTCATTTACTCCACTGCCATTGAGGTTATTCTGACCATTATGACCTTCCGTATTTGCTCTTTGGTACTGGTCAAGCCATTTTAAATTGCCATTTTTAATTGCATATCTGTTGTCGCCAAACCAACGTACTATGTCGTTTCTTGGCAGCCCGCTCTGCACTGCTAAACTGTCATACTGCTCTACTGTGGGCCACTGTGTGCGTGCAAATGCACTCTTCAGGATGTGCAGCTGTTCCTGGCTTTTCTTATGAGTCTTGTCAATTGGACTGGTAGTTTTAATATGCTGTATTCCtctgtttgggggaggggttcCAGGCTTGGATGCATCATTTGGGCCTGAATGGGAGGTTTTTATTTGAATATTATCAGCTATTTCCTGTCCTTCTAATTTTATATTTTCCTGTTTCAAATCCTGATTGAGGTGTAGCTTGCTTGCTTCTAGAATCCCTCCTTCTAGCGAGTCTCTCAGTTTTCTCCGCTCAGAGAACCAGGCATCAATCTCCCTTCTGGTCAGTTTCGATTCTGCCCTTAATCTTTCCTTTTCCTCATCTGTTGGAAAGGAGCTATACTGGAAACTCTCCTCTAGTACTTTCAGTTGTTCTGTACTTTTCTCTTTAAATTTCTGTGGTGCAAAATCAGAGAAAGTATTCCATCCAGATTTTCGATTGGGATGGCCTCCTAAAGGAGATTCGTGGGGTATAGAGGCTAAGGTTTCAGTAGAAGCATGACTGGAATGGCCTTTTTGTGTTCTGTACCGGTTATCACTAAACCACTTCTTAATTTCTGCCCTGGAGAGTTTAGTGACCTGCATCAGCCTGAATACTTCTTCATCATCGGGAAACTGGCTGACAGCAAAGCTAGCTTTCAGTTCTGCCATTTGTTCCTTGGTCTTCTTACGACTCGTGTTTACATCTGTGCCCCCTGGAGaaaacataactgaattcccatGTGATGTAAGCTGGCAAACCTGGACAACGTTTGCACGTTTTGAATCTGAAGTTACATGTGAGGACGGCAATCCCCGTTTCTGAGATTGGGCTTGATTTGTGCTGCCAGCTACAGTCAAAGTAATGGGAGAACAAGATACCGTTGATCCATTTGCAACTTGTGTCAATACAATACCTGTCTGACCAACTAACTGGCATGGCACTCCAGTCTGGATAACTTGCTGTGTAGTGCCTTTGGTAGAAGATGGCATTTGTGCTGGTACAACAGTGATTGTTGGCGTCTGTATGgtgccattaaacatcatttttctggcctcctccacttcctcggGAGCCCAACTGATACCATGTTTAAGACGCTGTGTTGAGAACCACATTTTAATTTGTTCTTCTGGATGCTTTGATACAGCTGTCAACCAAGATAGTTCTGCCTGTGTAGGATAGGGGAATTTGTTAAAGGAACCTATTAGGCTTTTATTAACATCCATAGCAGCATTATATTTAGAGCCATGCATGGGAATCATGATTTTGGGTATTAAATTGATGTTTGGTGGCGGCTGTATAGATGGCATCACATGAGGCACTCCATCCTTGATCACAGTTTCTGGAATAACCAATCCACCATTGGCATTGTGGATTAGGTCACTGCTATTCACTTCCGTCTTGCTTTCATGTGTAGTACCATATTCATCTTTCACTCGTGGCAATACGTTTATTCTTTTATTGTCTGTTTTATTTTTGATCATCTTCATGATTGGAGTTTTACTTATTGAGATTCCAGCAGGAGGATTTTCCTCTTTATCTGCATTCCCGCCATTAGTGGGGTCTTCAATAGTTTGCTCAAGGATAGTCTGATTATTGCGCTTTATCAACTTCAACTTAAAGTTATTTTCTCCTGGATGATGTCTACCATTATGATCAGTAAAGGTGTCATACCTTTTTGTTGTAAAATTACAAACTGCACAGACATAAAATGGATTGAGGATAACATTTGGATGTACAGTATCAACATGTTCTGTAAACTCATTCAAATCCTGTGATTCAAAGGTGCAGTATTTACATTCATAACCTCCTTCTAGCTTCCTGGTCTGTTGATTGTCTAAGGCAGTTTTCTCTAAAACCTGATCACCATCACTTATTGCATTATCTGCTGGCCAGCTTTCATCAGATAACTGATGAGGAGACCCATCGTCCAAATTTCCATCCATCTCCAAATCTGGGTCCTGCTCCATGACATCTGTGGCACGAACCATACAGGGAGTTGTTGACTTCCGTTTACTAGCCATGAGTGGTTTGAATATGGGAGCAACAGTTGGCTAACGGCCTTCCTGAAGCCTCAATGGACCAGTTGTAAAATGTGACCTCTTTAAGGATGTGTGCCCAGTACTTCTTCAGATTACAGTAACTCAGATTTTACTGATTACCATCAGCTCCGGCTAGTAGCTTTGTTGGCCCACATCACAGAGAATTTTACCTGCAATACAGAACAGTTGATTCAGAGTGTTTTTTATTAAAAGAAACATACCTGTATAGCAGTGAAAAAGAGATCAGAAAGGCCCTATTAATATGTATAGTGACACCAGTCCCATTGAATAAAGGATTTAGAAAACCACTTATTTATTAGGACCATTTGAAGTTACGTAGCTTAGGTGCCAACTTTGATTGGCATCCTTCTACTTCTTTTGTGTGGTGAAGTTGTTTTCATTAAAGTAAAGGTCACCGCTAAGGAATGGACCACTTTCTGCAACATGTCTACATTAAGCAGTCACAGGTTACACATAATGTGGGTTAGGTGCAGAGTTCAGCTTTCTCCA contains the following coding sequences:
- the zhx2a gene encoding zinc fingers and homeoboxes protein 2a codes for the protein MASKRKSTTPCMVRATDVMEQDPDLEMDGNLDDGSPHQLSDESWPADNAISDGDQVLEKTALDNQQTRKLEGGYECKYCTFESQDLNEFTEHVDTVHPNVILNPFYVCAVCNFTTKRYDTFTDHNGRHHPGENNFKLKLIKRNNQTILEQTIEDPTNGGNADKEENPPAGISISKTPIMKMIKNKTDNKRINVLPRVKDEYGTTHESKTEVNSSDLIHNANGGLVIPETVIKDGVPHVMPSIQPPPNINLIPKIMIPMHGSKYNAAMDVNKSLIGSFNKFPYPTQAELSWLTAVSKHPEEQIKMWFSTQRLKHGISWAPEEVEEARKMMFNGTIQTPTITVVPAQMPSSTKGTTQQVIQTGVPCQLVGQTGIVLTQVANGSTVSCSPITLTVAGSTNQAQSQKRGLPSSHVTSDSKRANVVQVCQLTSHGNSVMFSPGGTDVNTSRKKTKEQMAELKASFAVSQFPDDEEVFRLMQVTKLSRAEIKKWFSDNRYRTQKGHSSHASTETLASIPHESPLGGHPNRKSGWNTFSDFAPQKFKEKSTEQLKVLEESFQYSSFPTDEEKERLRAESKLTRREIDAWFSERRKLRDSLEGGILEASKLHLNQDLKQENIKLEGQEIADNIQIKTSHSGPNDASKPGTPPPNRGIQHIKTTSPIDKTHKKSQEQLHILKSAFARTQWPTVEQYDSLAVQSGLPRNDIVRWFGDNRYAIKNGNLKWLDQYQRANTEGHNGQNNLNGSGVNERRGSSKGHKTAGVWSGIAHSTHSRAGKTVLLQYYLRHRQLREEDLDELVSKSSMGYEQVRDWFAEKQTEDAMDTSESNSRDDQYSDEDDDEEWGEVEDISERDEYVVSEFTDNWAHTSQSGSTEYNELDSESMSAENSNI